Proteins encoded by one window of Massilia sp. NR 4-1:
- a CDS encoding sigma 54-interacting transcriptional regulator, whose amino-acid sequence MSAMEHGPLLLLVDDDADLLRLLSMRLSANGYRVTGVDSAEAALARLSIELPALVISDVRLPGRDGMALFQQIRQQYPALPVILLTAHGTIPDAVEATTLGAYAYLTKPFDAKLLLERIEQALSLSAPPAAAPSSDESWREEIVSRSQSMAELLAEARLVAVSDASVLIRGESGTGKELLARAIHRASRRAAAPFIAVNCGAIPEQLLESELFGHVKGAYTGAVASREGLVQAADGGTLFLDEIGDMPLLLQVKLLRVLQERVVRQLGSDAGRPVDVRILSATHRDLDAAMLEGQFREDLYYRLNVITLTLPPLAQRREDIGLLATRFLHALAAKYQKSVKGYAPDALEALTRASWPGNVRQLYNVVEHVCALATAPLVPLSLVQRALRVPSLEVLSYTEAKQRFERNYLVQLLKLTDGNVADAARLAERNRTEFYRLLQKYDLNASQFRSENAAVAPERQE is encoded by the coding sequence ATGAGCGCCATGGAACACGGACCACTCCTGCTGCTGGTGGACGACGACGCCGACCTGCTGCGTCTTTTATCGATGCGCCTGTCGGCCAACGGCTACCGCGTAACGGGCGTGGACAGCGCGGAAGCGGCCCTGGCGCGGCTCTCGATCGAGCTGCCTGCGCTGGTCATCAGCGATGTCCGCCTGCCGGGGCGCGACGGCATGGCGCTGTTCCAGCAGATCCGCCAGCAGTATCCGGCCCTGCCGGTGATCCTGCTCACCGCCCACGGCACCATTCCCGACGCGGTGGAGGCCACCACGCTGGGCGCCTACGCCTACCTGACCAAGCCTTTCGACGCCAAGCTGCTGCTGGAGCGCATCGAGCAAGCTCTGAGTCTGAGCGCGCCGCCGGCCGCCGCCCCATCCAGCGACGAGAGCTGGCGCGAGGAGATCGTCAGCCGCAGCCAGTCCATGGCCGAGCTGCTGGCCGAAGCGCGCCTGGTGGCCGTCTCCGACGCCAGCGTGCTGATACGCGGCGAAAGCGGCACCGGCAAGGAATTGCTGGCGCGCGCCATCCACCGCGCCAGCCGGCGCGCCGCCGCGCCCTTCATCGCCGTCAATTGCGGCGCGATTCCCGAGCAGCTGCTCGAATCCGAACTGTTCGGCCATGTGAAGGGTGCCTACACCGGCGCGGTGGCCAGCCGCGAAGGCCTGGTGCAGGCGGCCGACGGCGGCACCCTCTTCCTCGACGAGATCGGCGATATGCCGCTGCTGCTGCAGGTCAAGCTGCTGCGCGTGCTGCAGGAGCGCGTGGTGCGCCAGCTCGGCTCCGATGCCGGGCGGCCGGTCGACGTGCGCATCCTGTCCGCCACCCACCGCGACCTGGATGCGGCCATGCTGGAAGGCCAGTTCCGCGAAGACCTGTATTACCGCCTGAACGTGATCACCCTGACCCTGCCGCCGCTGGCGCAGCGACGCGAGGATATCGGCCTGCTGGCGACGCGCTTCCTGCACGCGCTGGCCGCCAAGTACCAGAAATCGGTGAAAGGCTATGCGCCCGACGCGCTGGAGGCGCTGACTCGGGCTTCCTGGCCCGGCAATGTGCGCCAGCTATATAACGTGGTGGAACATGTCTGCGCGCTGGCGACGGCGCCGCTGGTGCCGCTCTCGCTGGTGCAGCGCGCCCTGCGCGTGCCCTCGCTGGAAGTGCTCAGCTATACCGAGGCCAAGCAGCGCTTCGAGCGCAATTACCTGGTGCAGCTGCTCAAGCTGACCGACGGCAACGTGGCCGACGCCGCCCGCCTGGCTGAGCGCAACCGTACGGAGTTCTACCGCCTGCTGCAGAAATACGACCTGAACGCCAGCCAGTTCCGCAGCGAAAATGCCGCTGTCGCCCCGGAGCGACAGGAATAA
- a CDS encoding BON domain-containing protein translates to MRKTNLIATLLTAAALGTASLAAVAADPQQDAALAGAGATTDAALAAKVKAALADQKQINVSSTQGVVVLSGTVANTDVGTKAIQAASAVAGVKEVKSELTVASK, encoded by the coding sequence ATGCGTAAAACCAATCTGATCGCTACCCTGCTGACCGCCGCCGCCCTGGGCACCGCTTCGCTGGCCGCCGTTGCCGCTGATCCGCAACAAGACGCCGCCCTGGCTGGCGCAGGCGCCACCACCGATGCCGCGCTGGCCGCGAAAGTGAAGGCCGCCCTGGCCGACCAGAAACAGATCAACGTCAGCAGCACGCAAGGCGTGGTCGTACTGAGCGGCACCGTCGCCAATACCGATGTCGGCACCAAGGCGATTCAGGCCGCCTCCGCCGTGGCTGGGGTCAAGGAAGTGAAAAGCGAACTGACCGTCGCCAGCAAATAA
- a CDS encoding HAMP domain-containing sensor histidine kinase yields the protein MFTKLSFRQLLLGAFLLIALLLSATSIHALLTLDRLAAHSRAMGQDALALSASAQRLAERSITMERSARQFLVLDDAAFRERYVEAWRDARLALDALAAGLPGEAAPAFAEWRQHGEAAWAVLQTAKGRRGTRQQILNQALTRLPVLNDTLADEVKREVERRNGLLLAELEQRRNVLTGQVLFSIALAAALALGFGMWLSRPLRQIENAIGQLGGRRYDLPVEVQGPDDLQHLGRHLDWLRQRLAGLEADKERFLRHISHELKTPLAALVEGVSLLEDQVAGPLTPNQREIAAILRQNTGSLQNQIEDLLRYNAATFDAQHLRRTSTDMAALLRRVVDSQRLQWQAQGVGVALEGAAPPIAVDADKLAVVVGNLLSNAVRFSPRGGTVRFVLAEHGGRLHLDCMDQGAGVAPADAEHIFEPFYQGERQPQGARRGNGIGLSIVREYIAAHGGSLQLLPSLQGAHFHLELPYDD from the coding sequence ATGTTCACGAAACTCTCGTTTCGCCAATTGCTGCTGGGCGCCTTCCTGCTGATAGCCCTATTGCTGAGCGCCACCTCGATCCACGCCCTGCTGACGCTGGACCGGCTGGCTGCGCACAGCCGCGCCATGGGCCAGGATGCGCTGGCCCTGAGCGCCAGCGCGCAGCGCCTGGCCGAGCGCAGCATTACCATGGAGCGCAGCGCGCGCCAGTTCCTGGTGCTGGACGACGCCGCCTTCCGCGAACGCTATGTCGAAGCCTGGCGCGACGCCCGCCTCGCCCTCGACGCCCTGGCGGCCGGCCTGCCCGGCGAAGCGGCGCCCGCCTTCGCCGAGTGGCGCCAGCACGGCGAAGCGGCATGGGCCGTGCTGCAAACGGCCAAGGGGCGGCGCGGCACGCGCCAGCAGATCCTGAACCAGGCCTTGACCCGCCTGCCCGTGCTGAACGACACGCTAGCCGACGAGGTCAAACGCGAAGTCGAGCGCCGCAACGGTCTGCTGCTGGCCGAGCTGGAACAGCGCCGCAATGTGCTAACCGGGCAGGTGCTGTTCTCCATCGCGCTGGCCGCGGCCCTGGCCCTGGGCTTCGGCATGTGGCTGTCGCGCCCTTTGCGCCAGATCGAAAACGCCATCGGCCAGCTGGGCGGACGGCGCTACGACCTGCCGGTCGAGGTGCAGGGACCGGATGATCTGCAGCACCTGGGCCGCCACCTGGACTGGCTGCGCCAGCGTCTGGCCGGACTGGAAGCCGACAAGGAACGCTTCCTGCGCCATATCTCGCACGAGCTGAAAACCCCGCTGGCGGCGCTGGTGGAAGGCGTCTCCCTGCTGGAAGACCAGGTGGCCGGCCCTTTGACGCCGAACCAGCGCGAGATCGCCGCTATCCTGCGCCAGAACACCGGCTCGCTGCAAAACCAGATCGAAGACCTGCTGCGCTACAACGCCGCCACCTTCGACGCCCAGCATCTGCGCCGTACCAGCACCGATATGGCGGCCCTGCTGCGGCGCGTGGTGGACAGCCAGCGCCTGCAATGGCAGGCGCAAGGCGTGGGCGTGGCGCTGGAAGGCGCGGCCCCGCCCATCGCCGTCGATGCCGACAAGCTGGCCGTGGTCGTCGGCAACCTGCTGTCGAACGCCGTGCGTTTCAGCCCGCGCGGCGGTACGGTGCGCTTTGTGCTGGCCGAGCATGGCGGCCGCCTGCACCTGGACTGCATGGACCAGGGCGCGGGCGTGGCGCCGGCCGACGCCGAACATATTTTCGAGCCCTTTTATCAGGGCGAACGCCAGCCGCAGGGCGCGCGCCGCGGCAATGGCATAGGCCTGTCCATCGTGCGCGAGTACATCGCGGCGCACGGCGGCAGCTTGCAACTCCTGCCCTCCCTGCAAGGAGCGCACTTCCATCTCGAACTGCCTTATGACGACTAA
- a CDS encoding homoserine dehydrogenase, with protein MKPIKVGLLGIGTVGSGTFNVLSRNQEEITRRAGRGIEIVAVADLNTARATELTGGKVRVVADGNEIVNDPEIEIVIELIGGYGIAKELVLKAIANGKHVVTANKALLAAHGNEIFAAAQAKGVMVAFEAAVAGGIPIIKALREGLTANRIEWIAGIINGTTNFILSEMRDKGLDFDTALKEAQKLGYAEADPTFDIEGVDAAHKATIMSAIAFGIPVQFAKAHVEGITKLQAVDIKYAEQLGYRIKLLGITKRTVVNGAEGIELRVHPTLIPAKRLIANVEGAMNAVLVHGDAIGATLYYGKGAGAEPTASAVIADLVDITRLATADPEHRVPHLAFQPNALTDIAILPMSEITTSYYLRLHVADRPGVLADLTRILADGGISIDAMLQKEPAEGDTHTDIIMLTHQTQEKHVDAAIVKMEALPTVVGSVTRIRLENLS; from the coding sequence ATGAAACCCATCAAAGTAGGCCTGTTAGGCATTGGCACCGTCGGTTCCGGCACCTTCAACGTACTGTCCCGTAATCAGGAAGAGATTACGCGCCGCGCTGGCCGCGGCATTGAAATCGTGGCCGTGGCCGACCTGAATACCGCGCGTGCCACCGAACTGACCGGCGGCAAAGTGCGCGTGGTGGCGGACGGTAACGAGATCGTCAACGATCCCGAAATCGAGATCGTCATCGAGCTGATTGGCGGCTACGGCATTGCCAAGGAGCTGGTGCTGAAGGCGATCGCCAACGGCAAGCACGTCGTCACCGCCAACAAGGCACTGCTGGCCGCCCACGGCAACGAAATCTTCGCTGCGGCGCAAGCCAAGGGCGTGATGGTCGCTTTCGAAGCGGCGGTTGCGGGCGGCATCCCCATCATCAAGGCGCTGCGCGAAGGCCTGACCGCCAACCGCATCGAATGGATCGCCGGCATCATCAACGGCACCACCAACTTCATCCTGTCCGAGATGCGCGACAAGGGCCTGGACTTCGACACCGCGCTGAAAGAGGCGCAGAAGCTGGGCTACGCCGAAGCCGACCCCACCTTCGACATTGAAGGCGTGGACGCGGCGCACAAGGCCACCATCATGTCGGCCATCGCTTTCGGCATTCCGGTGCAATTCGCCAAAGCCCACGTGGAAGGCATCACCAAGCTGCAGGCGGTCGACATCAAATACGCCGAACAGCTGGGCTACCGCATCAAGCTGCTGGGCATCACCAAGCGCACCGTGGTCAATGGCGCCGAAGGCATCGAGCTGCGCGTGCACCCGACGCTGATCCCGGCCAAGCGCCTGATCGCCAACGTCGAAGGCGCGATGAACGCGGTGCTGGTGCATGGCGACGCCATCGGCGCCACGCTGTACTACGGCAAAGGCGCCGGCGCCGAGCCGACCGCTTCGGCCGTGATAGCCGACCTGGTCGACATCACCCGCCTGGCCACGGCCGATCCCGAGCACCGCGTGCCGCACCTGGCCTTCCAGCCCAACGCGCTGACCGATATCGCCATCCTGCCGATGAGCGAGATCACCACCAGCTACTACCTGCGCCTGCATGTGGCGGACCGTCCCGGCGTGCTGGCCGACCTGACCCGCATCCTGGCCGACGGCGGCATCTCGATCGACGCCATGCTGCAAAAAGAGCCGGCCGAAGGCGATACCCACACCGACATCATCATGCTCACCCACCAGACCCAGGAAAAGCATGTCGACGCCGCCATCGTCAAGATGGAGGCCCTGCCGACCGTGGTTGGCAGCGTCACCCGCATCCGCCTCGAAAACCTCAGCTAA